The Thalassophryne amazonica chromosome 8, fThaAma1.1, whole genome shotgun sequence genome includes a window with the following:
- the bhlhe41 gene encoding LOW QUALITY PROTEIN: class E basic helix-loop-helix protein 41 (The sequence of the model RefSeq protein was modified relative to this genomic sequence to represent the inferred CDS: inserted 2 bases in 2 codons), with amino-acid sequence MNERIAHFQDRQFMEHADFLGMDYSSLYVCKSKRGIKREDGKDAYKLPHRLIEKKRRDRINECIGQLKDLLPEHLKLSTLGHLEKAVVLELTLKHLNALTAVTEQQHQKIIALQSGDRSMKSSLHADLDAFHSGFQACAKEVLQYLSQFENWTTREQRCAQLINHLHKVLAQFQQQLPASGDAQQDREPAHKCDSQANCVPVIQRTQTGELTENDTDTDSGYGGEAEKSEGKEKECERVKAQGHKAVKVKQEFGDNRAAKKPXMSWSGSGGADASRPDLAFMNSLMGMSGVGQQTPICMPFYLINPSAAASYMPFFDKTNMDKYVYPAALASPFPWLYPTHASAAAAAAAAXFPGLSAHFGTSPQSKDSHGADSDASMEADGAEEREESPASDDGDGDADERSQEGLIEPQQQPCACQPS; translated from the exons ATGAACGAAAGGATAGCGCATTTCCAGGACAGACAGTTCATGGAGCACGCAGACTTCTTGGGG ATGGATTACTCTTCTCTATACGTGTGCAAATCCAAACGAGGAATCAAACGAGAGGACGGAAAG GACGCCTACAAGTTGCCGCACCGGTTGATAGAGAAGAAGAGAAGAGACAGAATCAACGAATGCATCGGACAGCTGAAGGATTTGTTGCCCGAACATCTGAAGCTGTCG ACGCTCGGACACTTGGAGAAAGCCGTGGTTCTGGAGTTGACGCTGAAACACTTGAACGCGCTGACTGCGGTCACCGAGCAGCAGCACCAGAAGATTATCGCTTTGCAGAGCG gaGACCGCTCCATGAAATCCTCCCTTCACGCGGATCTGGACGCGTTCCACTCTGGGTTCCAGGCCTGCGCCAAAGAGGTCCTGCAGTACCTCAGCCAGTTTGAAAACTGGACGACACGCGAGCAGAGATGCGCGCAACTCATCAACCACCTCCATAAGGTGCTGGCGCAGTTCCAGCAGCAGCTCCCCGCCAGCGGTGACGCACAACAGGACCGCGAACCCGCGCACAAATGCGACAGCCAGGCCAACTGCGTCCCGGTCATCCAGAGGACCCAAACCGGGGAGCTTACCGAGAACGACACGGACACGGACAGTGGATACGGCGGCGAGGCCGAGAAGAGCGAAGGCAAAGAGAAAGAATGCGAGCGCGTCAAGGCGCAGGGACACAAGGCGGTAAAGGTCAAGCAAGAGTTTGGAGACAACCGCGCCGCCAAGAAAC AGATGAGCTGGAGCGGAAGCGGCGGCGCGGACGCGTCCAGGCCCGATTTGGCGTTTATGAACTCTCTGATGGGGATGAGCGGTGTGGGACAGCAGACACCGATATGCATGCCTTTTTACCTCATCAACCCCTCCGCCGCGGCGTCCTACATGCCTTTTTTCGACAAAACTAACATGGACAAGTACGTGTACCCTGCCGCGCTCGCGTCCCCGTTCCCGTGGCTGTACCCGACGCACGCGTCAGCGGCGGCAGCAGCCGCCGCCG GCTTTCCCGGTTTGTCTGCGCACTTTGGAACGTCTCCGCAGTCAAAGGACTCCCACGGCGCAGACAGCGACGCCTCCATGGAGGCTGACGGAGCCGAGGAGAGAGAAGAAAGTCCCGCCAGTGACGACGGCGACGGTGACGCAGACGAAAGGTCCCAGGAGGGCCTGATCGAGCCCCAACAGCAGCCGTGCGCCTGTCAGCCCAGTTAA